In the Hordeum vulgare subsp. vulgare chromosome 7H, MorexV3_pseudomolecules_assembly, whole genome shotgun sequence genome, one interval contains:
- the LOC123410031 gene encoding alpha-1,3-arabinosyltransferase XAT3-like isoform X2 translates to MEVKLACSGVRFGSCAVHAPATHTILQARAKESTVIRIHRQKQIKKSRIDLKNQTGLLAVNGERDGFWVNSDVAAPRSKLSCNFSFYRMNICVMEGDVRMHGKAGTVYVVSASDDSYRPENGTVTIRPYPRKWEKPTMQMAREVTIRSSGPGATDMAPPPCTATHDVPAVVFSTGGYSSNFFHAVTDIVIPLYNTAREYDGRVQLVVTDYSRKWIAKYRHVLAALSDYPAIDFDADDTVRCFPKVHVGIESHKELGIIPVLSHKGYTLMDFRDFLRSAYSLKRAWSTPVNRTSGGRPRLVMLLRRHSRAFTNEAEAVAAAAEVGFEVVAAGPEAVRDMAQFAEVVNSCDVMVGVHGAGLTNMVFLPHNGTAMQIIPWGEMKWACWSIFGETVPDMGLRYVEYEATAEETTLKDVYPRDHPVFTNPISIHKQGFGQLWKIFLDGQNVTLDINRFRGVMQQIYKDVTIT, encoded by the exons ATGGAGGTTAAACTAGCGTGTTCGGGAGTCAGGTTTGGCTCATGTGCAGTGCACGCGCCTGCTACACACACTATACTGCAAGCCAGAGCTAAGGAGTCAACGGTGATCCGGATCCACcgccaaaaacaaataaaaaagagcAGAATCG ATCTCAAAAACCAAACGGGGTTGCTTGCCGTGAACGGGGAGAGAGACGGTTTTTGGGTAAATTCAG ATGTGGCAGCACCAAGAAGCAAGCTAAGTTGCAACTTCAGCTTTTATCGCATGAACATCTGCGTTATGGAAGGCGACGTCCGTATGCACGGCAAGGCTGGCACCGTATACGTGGTCTCGGCGTCCGACGACAGCTACCGGCCGGAGAATGGGACGGTCACGATCCGCCCATACCCGCGCAAGTGGGAGAAACCGACGATGCAGATGGCCCGAGAGGTGACCATCCGCTCGAGCGGCCCGGGCGCCACGGACATGGCCCCGCCACCGTGCACGGCGACGCACGACGTCCCCGCGGTGGTCTTCTCCACCGGCGGCTACAGCAGCAACTTCTTCCACGCCGTGACGGACATCGTCATCCCTCTCTACAACACGGCGCGGGAGTACGACGGCCGCGTCCAGCTCGTGGTCACCGACTACAGCCGCAAATGGATCGCCAAGTACCGGCACGTCCTCGCCGCGCTCTCCGACTACCCGGCCATCGATTTCGACGCCGACGACACCGTGCGCTGCTTCCCGAAGGTGCACGTCGGCATCGAGAGCCATAAGGAGCTAGGGATCATCCCTGTTCTCTCCCACAAGGGCTACACGCTGATGGACTTCCGGGACTTCCTCCGGTCGGCCTACTCGCTGAAGCGTGCGTGGTCGACCCCCGTCAACCGGACCTCCGGCGGCCGGCCACGTCTCGTCATGCTGCTGCGGCGCCACTCGAGGGCGTTCACGAACGAGGCGGAGGCCGTCGCGGCCGCCGCGGAGGTCGGGttcgaggtggtggccgcggggcCGGAGGCCGTGCGGGACATGGCGCAGTTCGCGGAGGTGGTGAACTCGTGCGACGTGATGGTGGGCGTGCACGGCGCCGGGCTCACCAACATGGTCTTCCTCCCGCACAACGGCACGGCGATGCAGATCATCCCGTGGGGGGAGATGAAGTGGGCGTGCTGGAGCATCTTCGGCGAGACGGTGCCCGACATGGGGCTCCGGTACGTCGAGTACGAGGCGACCGCCGAGGAGACAACGCTCAAGGACGTGTACCCGAGGGACCACCCCGTCTTCACAAACCCCATCTCCATACACAAACAGGGATTCGGCCAGCTGTGGAAGATTTTCCTCGATGGACAGAATGTCACCCTTGACATCAATCGCTTCAGAGGGGTCATGCAGCAAATCTACAAGGACGTCACCATTACATAG